The Arabidopsis thaliana chromosome 5, partial sequence genomic interval TAAGTACCTTATTTAGTTCTCTCTTGTAGCATTAATCTtgtggttttctttttaactcGAAAGATCATGATGGACCCCGATGCCCCGAGTCCTAGTAATCCTTATATGCGTGAATATCTGCATTGGTAAGTCGATTGAAGATATCACATTACTTCTCATATATTACAACAACAATGTATAATATGTATTCTTTATGTTCTCATCAAATTCAGGATGGTGACAGATATTCCCGGGACAACCGATGCTTCTTTTGGTAAGAATACATCACATCATAACACATTTACATAGACTTTTTCACCCACCACATCTTTGGTTGTAAACACATTCCCAAGCAAACACATTtttggaagaggaagagaaatagggatgtatgtatgtatgtatgtatgttgATGAAGATAAGATCATGAATGGATTTATTGATTGCAGGGAGAGAGATAGTGAGATATGAGACGCCTAAACCGGTGGCGGGAATACACAGATACGTCTTTGCGCTATTCAAACAGAGAGGGAGGCAAGCTGTGAAGGCAGCGCCGGAAACTAGAGAGTGTTTCAACACAAACgctttctcttcttacttTGGTCTTTCTCAACCTGTTGCTGCTGTTTACTTCAACGCCCAACGTGAAACTGCTCCTCGACGACGTCCTTCTTATTAACTCTATCTATTATAACTCTGCTCTATAAACAATAAACTTCAACATAGCTACAAAGATTATGGATGCTTGTGCTGAATAAATCCAACCATTACCAAGATGTTCAAAAAGATCCAATGTTGTTCAAGTTCTGTTACTTAACAAGATAAAAAAGTATATGTTATCCAAAATGTTTCTATAAAAACAATCTTCTATTCTATAATTGGTCAAAACAAACTTACAATAGCTGCCTCCAGCTTTTTAGCTCACAGAGTAGTTTCATCAGTGAGAAAATTCTGTGTTCACTTTCGACTCAAAagctttattatttttttcgtttggCCCTCTTAACAAAAATAGTATGCACCGTTTTAAATCACTTCTTCTTGCTgctattcttcttccttccctTTACTTGGCTCTCCAAAGCCTTGAGCCTCTTACTAACAGGACTCAGCGATGTTGAGGAAAGCCTCGGGTTTACTGGCGAAGGTGGTTCTATCTGGTTCTGTGTATGGTCCTGTGTCATggctttcattttcttgagaGCTGAAAACAGGTCAAATGAAGGTTGTTGACCTGGAGGAGGTGGAGGCAGATCAGGTATGCGtaacatcttcttcacttgagGACGCTTTATCACTGTCATTAATAACCATTCCTTGTTAATGTTTCAAACCAAGAATATGCCACAGTTAAAATCTTCATTACACACTCACTCACCAAGTCCATACATGAGAGAGAACAGGTTGGATGTGATCCAGTAACAAAATATGGCCTGCAAATTTTCGGAAATTCGTTAGAACATCCATTATACAAAGTCTTTCGAGGTTTTTTCCGATAAATGATAATAACCTGTGGAAAACTCATTGTCATCGGGACTGTGAGGAGAGCAAAAACCCGACAAACAGTTTTTACAGTGCCAGCCATCGGATTCCCTTCCATGCCTTCTTGTGCATTACACTGCGAAGTGGACATGTTTAAGCTTAAGTCAGCAAGTCTGTTAAAGGTTGATGTCAAAAAGTTTATTAAGTTAGCAGAAACTGTACCTCAACGGTTATCAAGAATGTCAATCCTGTTATAACCGGCAAGATGTATAAGCTGTCGGGAGTTGTTAGATCGGTAAACCATAATGCACCTCCTGTTTGGAATGAAGGTACCTTCTCTGCCATATTTCGAATCTGGGGAAAAAATAACTCATTTGAGACAAAAAGCCTAATGATATAACAAACAACATAGCCCAAAAAACATCTTAAGATTAAAACGTCTTACAGCAAGGAAAAAGCAGATGAACAGCGGTCCCTGAATAAACATCCCTTTCATTGGGGTGAATGGAGTGACACCATATCtgtaaattataaacaaacaGTATATGGTTATTAGGACATATCTACcaatatattcaaaatgtCAGGAGACTGCACCAATACAATAACCAGTAGAACAGACAAGCTACATATAGCGCACTCCCTACCCAACTATGATCCACGAGGGAAAACTTATATTAAAACTAGTATAGAATTCTAGTTTTTACGACCAAAAGAAGTTTAAACTCCAAAGAGAtctttaaatttgatttttctggtcagaaaatgtttaaatttaaaagcaGCTTACTCTTTAAacaaattcttcatctttttttgaCCTTCTGCCATCGTAACCGAGTCCATTCCCTGAACAAAAATAGTAGGAAAGAATatggagaaaatcaaaattaacatGCTGAGCTAAAGCTGAGTGGACATGCAGTCAGTACAAAAGCTATTAGCAGGTAGCAAAAGTGAGGATGACTTCCATGATGTATTAATAACAAACTTCACATACCTTGTTTTGCATTTCCTCCCGGATGGACTCCAACCGTGGCCTCATCAGCTGCATGATCACAGAATAGACTACTGATGGATGTAGCATAAggcagaaaaaaataaccaagtaTAAATGACAGAAGTTATAAGTTAATGTGCATAGACATTGCTTTCCTTTTGTATGTCAAATTTGTTTCACAACCTGAGTAtgtaaaaacacaaaaagcaagaagaaactgtaACGGTTGGAAAGTAGAAATTTTTTCATGAAGTTCACAAATACATCCTTTGCAGTAGTTTATGATTTATGTAGACTTGTGTTAT includes:
- the BFT gene encoding PEBP (phosphatidylethanolamine-binding protein) family protein (PEBP (phosphatidylethanolamine-binding protein) family protein; CONTAINS InterPro DOMAIN/s: Phosphatidylethanolamine-binding, conserved site (InterPro:IPR001858), Phosphatidylethanolamine-binding protein PEBP (InterPro:IPR008914); BEST Arabidopsis thaliana protein match is: PEBP (phosphatidylethanolamine-binding protein) family protein (TAIR:AT5G03840.1); Has 1807 Blast hits to 1807 proteins in 277 species: Archae - 0; Bacteria - 0; Metazoa - 736; Fungi - 347; Plants - 385; Viruses - 0; Other Eukaryotes - 339 (source: NCBI BLink).) is translated as MSREIEPLIVGRVIGDVLEMFNPSVTMRVTFNSNTIVSNGHELAPSLLLSKPRVEIGGQDLRSFFTLIMMDPDAPSPSNPYMREYLHWMVTDIPGTTDASFGREIVRYETPKPVAGIHRYVFALFKQRGRQAVKAAPETRECFNTNAFSSYFGLSQPVAAVYFNAQRETAPRRRPSY
- the OXA1 gene encoding inner membrane OXA1-like protein (homolog of yeast oxidase assembly 1 (OXA1) (OXA1); FUNCTIONS IN: P-P-bond-hydrolysis-driven protein transmembrane transporter activity; INVOLVED IN: protein import into mitochondrial inner membrane, protein complex assembly; LOCATED IN: mitochondrion, mitochondrial inner membrane; EXPRESSED IN: 24 plant structures; EXPRESSED DURING: 14 growth stages; CONTAINS InterPro DOMAIN/s: Membrane insertion protein, OxaA/YidC (InterPro:IPR001708), Membrane insertion protein, OxaA/YidC, core (InterPro:IPR020001); BEST Arabidopsis thaliana protein match is: inner membrane protein OXA1-like (TAIR:AT2G46470.1); Has 6982 Blast hits to 6979 proteins in 2374 species: Archae - 0; Bacteria - 4991; Metazoa - 235; Fungi - 246; Plants - 190; Viruses - 0; Other Eukaryotes - 1320 (source: NCBI BLink).) is translated as MAFRQTLSIRSRLFARRNQPVYHIIPRESDHERDSFCQETSQRSYHSFLHQRSVNNSDFSKVSGGSLHLPLAPTSGFAFYRYMSSAPGVGSEKIGVMSDIAEVITDSTLQDVPAQAAAAVSEVTLAAADSFFPIAALQQCIDMVHTFTGFEWWASIVVATILIRSSTVPLLIKQMKDTTKLALMRPRLESIREEMQNKGMDSVTMAEGQKKMKNLFKEYGVTPFTPMKGMFIQGPLFICFFLAIRNMAEKVPSFQTGGALWFTDLTTPDSLYILPVITGLTFLITVECNAQEGMEGNPMAGTVKTVCRVFALLTVPMTMSFPQAIFCYWITSNLFSLMYGLVIKRPQVKKMLRIPDLPPPPPGQQPSFDLFSALKKMKAMTQDHTQNQIEPPSPVNPRLSSTSLSPVSKRLKALESQVKGRKKNSSKKK